The Flammeovirga pectinis genomic interval TTATTAATATCTAAAACTCCTTGTTCAGAAACTTCTTCAGTTACAGGATCAATGATATAAAACGCTCCAGAAATATCAAACTCAATAAACTTATCTAATGAAGATATATATTCTCCAGCTCCTACAAAATCATATTTCATTGGTCCAAACAAATATTTGGTCAAACTAGAGGTATCCTCGGGTAATATAGAAGCATACCCTGAAGAACCTTCAAAGTGATCATATAAATAGCCGAATGCTGCTTGATCTTGTATTTCGAAATAGCGTTTTAAATTATTTGACCTAAAATCTTCTCTCCTAAATTGTTCTGGTATAATACCATTATGTGGAATCCCTTTTCTTAAAAGTTGTTTAGGACGAACAGCTTTTGGTAAACTAAGCGAAGTTGATAAATCACTCCTACGTTGCCTTACACTAATGTTATAAGATACTGTATCTTCACCATCATTAGTTAAAGTAAAAGGTTGAGTTACTTCACTATCCCTTAATACAACAACTGAAAGTGAATCTTCCTGATGATTTAACACTAAATGTGGGTATGCATTCCAAATAGTATAATCCAAATCAATATTTATTATTTGATTTGTTGATTCATTAGTTGAAAAATTAATCGTTTCTGAATATTCATTTTTTTCAAGTGTTGAAAAACTAAAAGCTAAAGCCATACTATCCTTAGGCGCTATAGTTAAACTCGAATTTTCAAGTAAGATAGATGATGAACTAGATGTAATATCATTTATTTCTAAAGGTAAGTAGCCATCATTATATAGCATTAAAGTATCGTGTTTGATAGTATCAATATAAGAAACTAATGAAAAGGAAGAATCCGTATATGTCAATATAGGACCCCCATATTGTACTTCAATAAATATTTCGTCAATAGGTGTTGCTGGATCATTTGTTTGTATCAAAACTCGAGCTTGTATAGAACTTCCTTCTTTATAAGTCTTTTCAGCATTATAATTAATTTGGATTAGTTCAGAAGTTTGACCTGCTAAATCACCAATTCTTGGAGTAATACTTTCAATAAAGGAATTTCGATTAATTTCAATAGCTAATGAATCCTGTAAGTAATTCGTATTATATGCTATTGTCATTCCTTCAGTCCCTCCTAGTTTTTGCATGCCAACAGAATAAGAAGTTTCCTGTGTTTCTTTGTATTGATACTTTATATTACCATTCTTATTTAATATAACCTCGAATTCTACTCCTAAGTTAAGGTTATTATAATAATACCCTTGATATTGAATCACCACATAATTATTAAATTCTTTCACATAAATAGCATTCATTACTAGGTCTCTCCAATATGGTGCAATTATGTTTGATCCGATTTCATAATTTGGTAGTTCAGAATAGCTAAATGATACAAATTGATTGATAAAACTAATAGTACCATTCGTAGATATTTCCATTTTATTATAATGGTTATCGTAAAATCCGAAAGAAAAAGCATCAAATATATATGTATAATAAGTATCATCATTACTAGGAAATACCGTTGCTTCAGGATCATTTGCTAAATCTATCCAATCATATACTACAGAATTTGACTCCTCACTATCAATCCAAGTGTATTCTGATTCAGTATCATTACCAAATCCATATACTACTTGATGGCCTTGAATTTTACTTTCTTCTCCCTTCTTTAAATTTTCATTTAAATACTGAGAGGCTAAAAGTGGTACTTCACTATTAATTAAACTATCTTCGATAGCATAAGTAAGGGTGTCATTTCCATCATTAATTAGATCAAAAGTTATAGAGTCTTTAACAGGGGTTAAATGTTGTATTATTATAGAATCTGGAACTACAATTGTTGGAGGTGTAGTTCCGTTCCCTAATCCTATTAAATCTACACTATAGTTGGAAATATTTGGGTCATTAGTAGTCATAGTCAATACAGTAGAACGATCACCATCAGAAATTGGATTAAATTCAACCTCCAAAAATCCATTCTGGTATGGGCCTACTATTAATGTATCAGAATGGATAATATAATCAGGTAATACTGTTTCAAAATCTGTAATAGTTAAGTAAGAGTATGTTCTATTCACAAATTCCAAATATTGTGTATTTCCATAACCTAGATATAGAGAACCAAAATGTAATGAAGAACCAGCAACCATTTGAGGTGCTGTCACCACATCTACTTCCCACTTTAATACTTTAGTTTTTGAGTCATTTACCCTTACTATTATATCTAAATCATAATTCCCAGTTGTTAATCCTGTTCCATCTAAAATTACATCAACTGATTCTGACTCATTTGGCTGTAATACAATAAGCTCTGAACCTATAGACGCATAACTTTCTGAAGTTGTAAAAGCTAAAGTCAATGTGGTATCCATTTGATTGGTAATATCAATTGTTTGTGTTATGCTCCCTTCTTGATTTAATATCAATAATGTATCTAATGGTGTAATTTGATAATATACAGGCATAGCTTCAACTGCTAAATGTGCATTGAGTAATCCTGAACCCATTTTACCTAGGTATTGAGATGGTAAGTTATCTAAAGGATCGGTTGAGGATTCTAATAATTCCCTAAGATCTTCATTTGTGATTGTTGCTGTTAAATTAGATAATGCCAATGCAGCAATTCCTGAAACATGAGGGCATGCCATTGAAGTACCTTGATAAAAGCCATATAAATTATTAGGCAAAGTACTTAATACTCCTTCTTCTTCCCTATTGGTTTCTCCACCTGGAGCCGAAACATCTACCCAATCACCATAATTACTATACCAAGACTTTTGGTTGTTATGATTTGTAGCTCCTACTGCTACAACGGGTTCATAATACCCTGGATAGTAATCTAAATCTGAATCATTATTACCCGCTGCAAAAAAAACGATCCCTCCTTGCATTGGGCTACCTTCGTATTGTCCTGCTTCTGCAATAAAATAATCTATTGCATCAAGTATCTCTTGATCTGCATAACCAGGACTTGTATATCCCCAACTGTTTTGAGCTATTAGTGCTCCATTATCAGCTGCATATACAAATGCTTGGGCAAATCCACCACTACTATTAGGACTGAAAACTTCACAAGACATTAGCCTTACACCACCAGAAGCTTCATTTCCTCCTGCTACACCTGCAACACCAATTCCATTATTATTACTGGCTGAAATTGTACCACCTACATGAGTTCCATGATTGTCTGGATCAATACTATCATTTCCATCAGCAAAATTATAACCATAGATATCGTCTATATATCCATTATTATCATCATCTATTCCATTATCAGGTATTTCACCTGAATTTATCCACATGTTATCTTCTAAATCCAAATGTGAGTAATCTATACCTCCATCCATGACTGCCACAATAACTTGATCAGATCC includes:
- a CDS encoding S8 family serine peptidase; translation: MLKQTVSAQGITKKDIVPQVIRVKLKTNVESSFLALKQSRMSDGTLQMGEILLDEICADFHVLQVNRVFPYSPKLEERHRKYGLHLWYEFVYSGNQDPSEVANAFKSYDGFEITKCVHQLSRPNEQPKIIDPEKLLKRMNTDDPLLNEQWHYNNTGQTNGTLGADISLLEAWETTMGSDQVIVAVMDGGIDYSHLDLEDNMWINSGEIPDNGIDDDNNGYIDDIYGYNFADGNDSIDPDNHGTHVGGTISASNNNGIGVAGVAGGNEASGGVRLMSCEVFSPNSSGGFAQAFVYAADNGALIAQNSWGYTSPGYADQEILDAIDYFIAEAGQYEGSPMQGGIVFFAAGNNDSDLDYYPGYYEPVVAVGATNHNNQKSWYSNYGDWVDVSAPGGETNREEEGVLSTLPNNLYGFYQGTSMACPHVSGIAALALSNLTATITNEDLRELLESSTDPLDNLPSQYLGKMGSGLLNAHLAVEAMPVYYQITPLDTLLILNQEGSITQTIDITNQMDTTLTLAFTTSESYASIGSELIVLQPNESESVDVILDGTGLTTGNYDLDIIVRVNDSKTKVLKWEVDVVTAPQMVAGSSLHFGSLYLGYGNTQYLEFVNRTYSYLTITDFETVLPDYIIHSDTLIVGPYQNGFLEVEFNPISDGDRSTVLTMTTNDPNISNYSVDLIGLGNGTTPPTIVVPDSIIIQHLTPVKDSITFDLINDGNDTLTYAIEDSLINSEVPLLASQYLNENLKKGEESKIQGHQVVYGFGNDTESEYTWIDSEESNSVVYDWIDLANDPEATVFPSNDDTYYTYIFDAFSFGFYDNHYNKMEISTNGTISFINQFVSFSYSELPNYEIGSNIIAPYWRDLVMNAIYVKEFNNYVVIQYQGYYYNNLNLGVEFEVILNKNGNIKYQYKETQETSYSVGMQKLGGTEGMTIAYNTNYLQDSLAIEINRNSFIESITPRIGDLAGQTSELIQINYNAEKTYKEGSSIQARVLIQTNDPATPIDEIFIEVQYGGPILTYTDSSFSLVSYIDTIKHDTLMLYNDGYLPLEINDITSSSSSILLENSSLTIAPKDSMALAFSFSTLEKNEYSETINFSTNESTNQIINIDLDYTIWNAYPHLVLNHQEDSLSVVVLRDSEVTQPFTLTNDGEDTVSYNISVRQRRSDLSTSLSLPKAVRPKQLLRKGIPHNGIIPEQFRREDFRSNNLKRYFEIQDQAAFGYLYDHFEGSSGYASILPEDTSSLTKYLFGPMKYDFVGAGEYISSLDKFIEFDISGAFYIIDPVTEEVSEQGVLDINNINGAAYDVNSDELYICTGSKLFLFNLENFSLTEIGTFGISDLYMISLSFDGQSNLYGIDVFNNTLLKIDTSGANVEEVGYIGFISNFGSGLGWDAANDRMVMASFDYDNYFFNFRQLDLQSGNSIILGDDLGSDYQFGWIAFQNQGGVSFDVSEGKLAPGDSQIINFTKDTNGMRAGDYLYDIEINSNDQLQPHREIPALISIVDLDASANKIEFDSVANGYNKTEELYIVNNSAVSIYVDSISITNDAYTVNSQIGLLQPQDSILLNVIFQPLIEGVVLFEGDLLIHFENVSNIIQLSGRSYDNSLPELVRPIEELVIEKNNFKVIDLTQHFYDINLDTIEYQIDLDKENVVESSIENNNQLVIFGKNPGVVDLNIKISDILGTIEVNFPVIVSVPDFNPPAILDSISELRFNLNSNLKYLVSDHFSLTSETTITYSLQEKENSILIAEIDDEGLITITSSETGLDTLYVVASNGGDESILPVPIKVLPDNEINKIFIGETYSISLDTLITNIEGLEYSYSFDTIGVVAFSEEDNLLNIYGISQGDIEVTILATNGTFLASLTYPYHVKSSLLILDTLISTEVQYEDSINYDLSQHFTYEGNVEIGIGLTSAEVENASFIIEDQTNVIIIGENVGIQTYTVFLTVDGDTSTLEFEVEVTGKNYSPEISQKFTEVVLMIDEYVIFDLNNHISDINGDSLVYSLGSFDLTKVDAFITNDQHLMIFGIEEGTTSLPLIVSDGKLDLEVTLEIIVNKDIISNLISSSSTGVKLYPNPATTITTILVEVDQPTSIYLNVTDLSGKKLFTKSWGNVPQGTFKHMVDVSNLVSGIYIISITSEDGKTLTKRLTIQ